In Candidatus Ozemobacteraceae bacterium, the genomic stretch CTTCAGCAGGACCAAGCCGCCGCCGGCGTGCGTGCGGTTCCAGGCGTCGATATCGTGCCGCTGTTTCCTGATCGCCGCCTCGCCGAGACCACCCGCGTAATGGGCCGACACCGAGTGGTCGCTGATGCCGAGCCAGCTCCAGCCGAGCGCCCGCGCGCCGGCGGCCATGCCGTCGAGTTCCTCCAGGCCGTCGGAAGCCGTGGTGTGGGCGTGAATCGCACCCTTCAGGTCTTCCGCCCCGACGAGCGCCGGCAGCTTGCCGGTTTCGGCCCATTCCACCTCGCCCAGCCCCTCGCGAAGCTCGGGTGCGACCCACTCGAGGCCGAGCGCCTCGTAGACCTCCTGCTCGGTCGCCATGGGCGGCGCCGTTTCCCCGTCATACAGGCCGTATTCGTTCAGCTTCAGCCCCTTCGAGAGGGCGAGTGAGCGCATCTGCGTGTTGTGCTCCTTCGAGCCGGTGAAATAGCAGAGCGCCGGGCCCAGCGACTCGGGCGGAACGACCCGGAGATCGATCTGCAGGCCGTTTTCCAGCAGGATCGACGATTTCGTCTCACCCGCTGCGATCGTCTTCGATGCGCCGGGAAACCGCAGAAACGCCGCCATCACGGCAGGCCCGCCGTCCGTCGCGGCAAGCACGTCCAGGTCGCCGACCGTCTCCCGCCGGCGCCGGAAGCTTCCGGCGGCATGGTATTCGGCCCCCGGAGCCTCCCGGCGAAGCCATTCGAGCAACCGGTTCACGACCGCTTCCGCATCGGAAAAGAGAAAGCGGCCGCTGAACTTTTTGACAAGTTCTATACCTTCAATAATATTTTTAACGCTTTTTTCGCCGAACCCTTCGAGGGCGACGATCCGGCCATCCGAGCAGGCAGCCTCGAGCTTGGCCAGGTCATCGATGCCGAGTTTTTCCCGGAGTCGCGCGACCTTTTTCGGCCCGAGGCCGGGAACGCGCATCATCTCGAACAGTCCCGGGGGAAACGAGGCCTTCAGCTCGTCCATCTCGGCGAGTCTACCGCTTTCGATGAACTCCCCGACGTGCCTGCACATCGAGTCCCCGAAGCCTTTAGGCGGAGATTCGAGAAGCTGCTTCAGGGGAACGACCTGGGCCTGGAGCGTCCGCGCGGCGTTCCGGTAGGCGCGCACCTTGAACGGATTCGCGCCCGCAAGTTCCAGCAGGTCCGCCATTTCCTCGAACAGCGCCATCAGCCGTTCACGGGATTCCATCGCTCACCTCCCATTCGGACTCGGATGCACGGTATCGTCAAACATGAAACTCGGTCAACCGGGTTGCAATTTCGAACCAAATGAGGCAGATTGAATGGGTAGAATGGGCGGGCTGCAAAAGACACACAAGACCCGCCCACATCGTGAAAGGAGCTTGTACCAATGAAAAAAATGTCCCTGTTCCTGGTCGTCCTGGCCGCGTTCCTCTTCATGGCCGCCTCCGCCGAAGCCGGAAGCTACACGAAGCAGAACCATTCGCTGTATCTCGACGGCAAGGTTCTCGTCCGCTTCGACCAGCTTCTCCTGGGCTGGACCCGCGACCAGAAGGAAATCGACCGCATCCGCTTCAAGATGACCTGCCTCAAGGGCAAGGCCGTCCTGGACAACGTCGAGTACGTTGACGCCGCGGTCGACGGCAAGGAAGCCGTCCGCTGGGCCAAGTCCCAGTCCCCGATGAACCTCGATTTCTCCGCGAAGCTGGGCCACATGGATCGCGCCCATCGCGTCTCGATCGCGCAGACCACCGAGTTCAAGGTCGCCCCGTATGACCTGAAGACCGCCAAGGTGCGCTTCCACATCCAGGCGTCCGGTCGCAACTACAAAGTGACCTGGGTCCCGCTGACGGGCGAGGTTCACGCCACCTGGTAATCGGTTCGATCGACTGCAAGCCCCGGCCGATGGTGCGGCCGGGGTTTTCTTTTCTCGGGTTTTCTCAGGCCCGGCTTCTGCGCTTGCTGTACCGGAGTTCGTCCACCTGCCGCCGCAGTTCGTCGAACTTCTGTTGGGCTTTCGCGACGGCGCCGATCTCGTCGTAGATGCGTACCGGCTGAAACGCCGCAACGCCGAGCGCCGCCACCAGCACCGTCATCATCAGGCTGGAAAACCCGAGAACCCAGCCGTCCCAGCCGAGCAGGGAAAATGCGCTCCATCCGACGATCCAGACGACGATGCAGGCGGCGAACACGAAGGCGAGGGTGCAGAGAACCCGCACAGGCAGAGGCCCCTGAAACGCTTCGCGGTCCAGGTCGAGCCTGCGCCGCAGGATATCCTCGATCACCGGGTCGGGATGACGGCCGTTCTGGAGCCTGAGAACGACGGCGCGACGCCAGTCGAACGATTCGAGCCGCAGAAGATCCTGGTCGGGGGCAGGCTCGGCAGGCGGAGGGGATGACGGGGAAGGCGTCGCTGCCGTGTCAGCCGGCGCGGCGCGTTCCTGAGGCGCTGCCGGAGCGACCGGCGCTTCAGGCGGCGAAACCGGCTTGGAATCGGCTTGCGGTGCGACGTCGGGACACATGATGATCGGCCTCCGGATTCACTATACCACAAGAATCTGCGGATTTGCCCCAAAGGACGGGGGGGCGTACAATGAGAACATCGAAACGGAGGCGCTCATTCATGCTTGATTCACACTCCTTTTCCGTTCGCGCGGCCAGGACGGCGGCGTTTCTGCTCGTTCTCATCCCGTTCGTGACGTGCGGCTCGCCCGCCGGAGCCTGGTCGTATCACACGCACCGGAAGATCGTTTCCGACGCTCTTTCGTTCCTGCCGACAGCGTTTCAGGAGCGGTTCCGCCCCTTCAAAGACCTGATGATGAAAGGAGCGACAGATCCCGACACGTTCATCAAGGATTTCATGAACCACGTGTATCACGTCAACAGCCGCATGGGCCACGACTCGGCCGCCCGGATCGGCGCTCTCTTCAATCAGGCCGTCCAGCAGTTGAAAGAACGGGGACCGGGGCCGGAAGCAGCCTACACGATGGGCCTCATCGCCCACTACGTCGCCGATCTCAACCAGCCTCTGCACACCGCCGGAAGCGAAGCAGACGTCGCCGAGAGCGACTACCACGCCAGGTTCGAAAAGGATGTCCAGAGCCGGATGACGCACATCCCCGTTCCGGTTCCGACCGGGTATGATCCGGTGACGGATCCCGAACGACGCGTCATGGAGATGGCGAGATCCGCTTCGCCGCTTTACGGACGGATCGGTGCAGCCTATCGCAGCGGCAACGGCGTGTTCGATCTCGACGACATCGTCAACGCGCAGTATGCGGCGGCCGTGAAGCACGTCGCCGACTTCTGGCTTGGCGTCACGAACCTCGGCGGACAGCCGATTCCCCTGATTCCGCCGGCCGCCATCGAAACGATAAAGGCCGCCTCGGCGGCTCAGGATCTTCCGCCGCTTCAACTGAGCCGGGCGGAAGGCTTCCCGGCCTCGAAAAACCCGCTGATCGACATCAACACGGCGACGCTCGATCAGCTCATGAGCGTTCCCGGCATCGGCGAAAAGCGGGCGCAGGCAATCCTCGACGCCCGCAGGGTCCGGCCGTTCCGGTCAATCCGCGACTTGGCGAACGTCACCTACCCCGCGAGCGGGAAGAAAGCCTTCAGCGTCGGCCTTATCGACAGGCTGTCCGGACAGCTGACGGCGAAGTAGGCCGAGGCCTCACCTCGCCTGTTTCACGGCCTCGAGAGCGGCTTCGAAGTTCGGCGACTGCGTGATCTCCTTCACCAGTTCGGCATACACGACGGTGCCGGTCGAATCGACGACGAAGACGGCCCGGGCAAACAGCCGCAACTCCTTGATATGCAGGCCGCAGGCGTCGGCGAACGCCATCGAGTGGTGGTCCGACAGGGTCTTC encodes the following:
- the polX gene encoding DNA polymerase/3'-5' exonuclease PolX, whose protein sequence is MESRERLMALFEEMADLLELAGANPFKVRAYRNAARTLQAQVVPLKQLLESPPKGFGDSMCRHVGEFIESGRLAEMDELKASFPPGLFEMMRVPGLGPKKVARLREKLGIDDLAKLEAACSDGRIVALEGFGEKSVKNIIEGIELVKKFSGRFLFSDAEAVVNRLLEWLRREAPGAEYHAAGSFRRRRETVGDLDVLAATDGGPAVMAAFLRFPGASKTIAAGETKSSILLENGLQIDLRVVPPESLGPALCYFTGSKEHNTQMRSLALSKGLKLNEYGLYDGETAPPMATEQEVYEALGLEWVAPELREGLGEVEWAETGKLPALVGAEDLKGAIHAHTTASDGLEELDGMAAGARALGWSWLGISDHSVSAHYAGGLGEAAIRKQRHDIDAWNRTHAGGGLVLLKGIESDIRPDGSLDYPEDVLEGFDFVIASVHSGFTMPRDEMTRRVIRAVENPFTRVLGHPEGRLLLAREGYEIELDRVLEACLANRVAVEINAQPQRMDLDWRRIRAWRDRGLMFVIGPDAHDRESLAYIRFGLGIARKGGLEAGQLLNSMTSDEVTAWFRGRKTGRKG
- a CDS encoding helix-hairpin-helix domain-containing protein, with protein sequence MLDSHSFSVRAARTAAFLLVLIPFVTCGSPAGAWSYHTHRKIVSDALSFLPTAFQERFRPFKDLMMKGATDPDTFIKDFMNHVYHVNSRMGHDSAARIGALFNQAVQQLKERGPGPEAAYTMGLIAHYVADLNQPLHTAGSEADVAESDYHARFEKDVQSRMTHIPVPVPTGYDPVTDPERRVMEMARSASPLYGRIGAAYRSGNGVFDLDDIVNAQYAAAVKHVADFWLGVTNLGGQPIPLIPPAAIETIKAASAAQDLPPLQLSRAEGFPASKNPLIDINTATLDQLMSVPGIGEKRAQAILDARRVRPFRSIRDLANVTYPASGKKAFSVGLIDRLSGQLTAK